The proteins below are encoded in one region of Salmo salar chromosome ssa02, Ssal_v3.1, whole genome shotgun sequence:
- the LOC106593162 gene encoding myosin heavy chain, fast skeletal muscle-like isoform X1, with product MSTDAEMQIYGKAAIYLRKSEKERMEAQAAPFDSKNACYVADKVELYLKGLVTARADGKCTVTVTKPDGSTEEGKEFKDADIYEMNPPKYDKIEDMAMMTYLNEASVLYNLKERYAAWMIYTYSGLFCATVNPYKWLPVYDAEVVNAYRGKKRVEAPPHIFSVSDNAFQFMMIDKENQSILITGESGAGKTVNTKRVIQYFATIAVSGGKKEADPNKMQGSLEDQIIAANPLLESYGNAKTVRNDNSSRFGKFIRIHFQAGKLAKADIETYLLEKSRVSFQLPDERGYHIFFQLMTGHKPEIVEMTLLTTNPYDFPMCSQGQIAVASINDNEELDATDDAITILGFTNDEKIGIYKLTGAVVHHGNLKFKQKQREEQAEPDGTEVADKIAYLLGLNSAEMLKALCYPRVKVGNEYVTKGQTVAQVNNSVSALAKSIYERMFLWMVIRINEMLDTKNPRQFYIGVLDIAGFEIFDYNSMEQLCINFTNEKLQQFFNHTMFVLEQEEYKKEGIVWAFIDFGMDLAACIELIEKPLGIFSILEEECMFPKSSDTTFKDKLYAQHLGKTKSFEKPKPAKGKQEAHFSLVHYAGTVDYNITGWLEKNKDPLNDSVCQLYGKSGVKILAALYPPPPPEDKAKKGGKKKGGSMQTVSSQFRENLHKLMTNLRSTHPHFVRCLIPNESKTPGLMENFLVIHQLRCNGVLEGIRICRKGFPSRILYADFKQRYKVLNASVIPEGQFMDNKKASEKLLGSIDVNHEDYKFGHTKVFFKAGLLGVLEEMRDEKLASLVGMLQALSRGFLMRREFSKMMERRESIFAIQYNIRSFMNVKTWPWMKLYFKIKPLLQSAETEKELANMKENYEKMKTDLAKALSTKKQMEEKLVSLTQEKNDLALQVASEGESLNDAEERCEGLIKSKIQQEAKLKETTERLEDEEEINAELTAKKRKLEDECSELKKDIDDLELTLAKVEKEKHATENKVKNLTEEMASMDESVAKLTKEKKALQEAHQQTLDDLQAEEDKVNTLTKAKTKLEQQVDDLEGSLEQEKKLRMDLERSKRKLEGDLKLAQESIMDLENDKQQADEKIKKKEFETTQLLSKVEDEQSLGAQLQKKIKELQARIEELEEEIEAERAARAKVEKQRADLSRELEEISERLEEAGGATAAQIEMNKKREAEFQKLRRDLEESTLQHEATAAALRKKQADSVAELGEQIDNLQRVKQKLEKEKSEYKMEIDDLSSNMEAVAKAKGNLEKICRTLEDQLSELKTKNDENVRQVNDISGQRARLLTENGEFGRQLEEKEALVSQLTRGKQAFTQQVEELKRAIEEEVKAKNALAHGVQSARHDCDLLREQFEEEQEAKAELQRGMSKANSEVAQWRTKYETDAIQRTEELEEAKKKLAQRLQDAEETIEATNSKCASLEKTKQRLQGEVEDLMIDVERANALAANLDKKQRNFDKVLAEWKQKYEEGQAELEGAQKEARSMSTELFKMKNSYEEALDHLETLKRENKNLQQEISDLTEQIGETGKSIHELEKAKKTVETEKSEIQTALEEAEGTLEHEESKILRVQLELNQIKGEVDRKIAEKDEEMEQIKRNSQRMVDSMQSTLDSEVRSRNDALRVKKKMEGDLNEMEIQLSHSNRQAAEAQKQLRNVQGQLKDAQLHLDDAVRVAEDMKEQAAMVERRNGLMVAEIEELRVALEQTERGRKVAETELVDASERVGLLHSQNTSLLNTKKKLETDLVQVQGEVDDIVQEARNAEEKAKKAITDAAMMAEELKKEQDTSSHLERMKKNLEITVKDLQHRLDEAENLAMKGGKKQLQKLESRVRELETEVEAEQRRGVDAVKGVRKYERRVKELTYQTEEDKKNVGRLQDLVDKLQMKVKAYKRHAEEAEEAANQHMSKFRKVQHELEEAEERADIAETQVNKLRAKTRDSGKGKEVAE from the exons ATAAGGAGAACCAGTCCATTCTGATTAC TGGAGAATCCGGTGCAGGAAAGACTGTCAACACCAAGCGTGTCATCCAGTACTTTGCCACCATTGCAGTGTCTGGTGGCAAGAAGGAAGCAGACCCCAACAAAATGCAG GGGTCTCTTGAGGATCAGATCATTGCAGCTAACCCTCTGCTGGAGTCTTACGGTAATGCCAAGACAGTGAGGAACGACAACTCGTCTCGCTTT GGTAAATTCATCAGGATTCACTTCCAAGCTGGTAAATTGGCTAAAGCTGACATTGAGACCT ACCTGCTGGAGAAGTCCAGAGTGTCTTTCCAGCTGCCCGATGAGAGAGGCTACCACATCTTCTTCCAGTTGATGACAGGCCACAAACCTGAGATAGTTG AAATGACGCTCCTCACCACCAACCCCTACGACTTCCCCATGTGCAGCCAGGGTCAGATTGCTGTGGCCAGCATCAACGACAATGAAGAGCTGGATGCCACAGAT GATGCCATTACAATCCTGGGCTTCACTAATGATGAGAAGATTGGCATCTACAAGCTGACAGGAGCTGTAGTGCACCATGGCAACTTGAAATTCAAGCAGAAGCAGCGTGAGGAGCAGGCCGAGCCAGATGGCACAGAGG TGGCTGATAAAATCGCCTACCTGCTGGGCCTGAACTCAGCTGAGATGTTGAAGGCTCTGTGCTACCCCAGAGTGAAGGTCGGCAACGAGTATGTGACCAAGGGACAGACTGTGGCTCAG GTTAATAACTCAGTCAGTGCTCTGGCCAAGTCCATCTATGAGAGGATGTTCTTGTGGATGGTCATCCGTATCAATGAGATGTTGGACACCAAGAATCCAAGGCAGTTCTATATCGGTGTGCTCGACATTGCCGGGTTTGAGATCTTTGAT TACAACAGCATGGAGCAGCTGTGCATCAACTTCACCAATGAGAAACTGCAAcagtttttcaaccacaccatgTTCGTCCTGGAGCAAGAGGAGTACAAGAAGGAGGGAATCGTCTGGGCCTTCATTGACTTCGGCATGGACTTGGCTGCCTGTATTGAGCTTATTGAGAAG CCATTGGGCATCTTCTCCATCCTTGAAGAGGAGTGCATGTTCCCCAAGTCTTCAGACACTACCTTCAAGGACAAGCTGTACGCCCAGCATCTGGGCAAAACAAAGTCTTTTGAGAAGCCCAAGCCTGCCAAAGGCAAGCAGGAGGCCCACTTCTCCCTGGTGCATTACGCCGGTACTGTGGACTACAACATCACTGGGTGGCTGGAGAAGAACAAGGATCCCCTGAACGACTCAGTTTGTCAGCTGTACGGGAAGTCAGGAGTCAAAATCTTGGCTGCCCTgtatccccctccccctcctgagG ataAAGCCAAGAAAGGAGGCAAGAAGAAGGGTGGTTCCATGCAGACTGTGTCCTCCCAGTTCAGG GAGAACTTACATAAGCTGATGACCAACTTGAGGAGCACTCATCCTCACTTTGTGCGCTGCCTGATCCCCAACGAGTCAAAGACTCCAG GTCTGATGGAGAACTTCCTGGTTATCCACCAGCTCAGGTGTAATGGTGTACTGGAGGGTATCAGGATCTGCAGAAAGGGCTTCCCCAGCAGAATCCTCTATGCTGATTTCAaacagag GTACAAAGTACTGAATGCCAGTGTCATCCCTGAGGGCCAGTTCATGGACAACAAGAAGGCTTCTGAGAAGCTGCTTGGATCCATTGATGTGAATCATGAGGattacaagtttggacacaccaag GTGTTCTTCAAAGCCGGTCTGCTGGGTGtcctggaggagatgagagatgagaagcTGGCCTCTCTGGTCGGCATGCTCCAGGCCCTCAGCCGTGGATTCCTCATGAGGAGAGAGTTTAGcaagatgatggagaggag AGAGTCCATCTTCGCCATCCAGTACAACATCCGCTCATTCATGAATGTGAAAACCTGGCCATGGATGAAGTTGTACTTCAAGATCAAGCCCCTGCTGCAGAGCGCTGAGACTGAGAAGGAGCTGGCCAACATGAAGGAGAACTATGAGAAAATGAAGacagacctggccaaggctctgTCTACAAAGAAGCAAATGGAGGAGAAGTTGGTGTCCCTGACGCAGGAAAAGAACGACCTAGCACTCCAAGTCGCATCT GAAGGAGAGAGTCTGAACGATGCTGAGGAAAGGTGTGAGGGGCTCATCAAGAGCAAGATCCAGCAGGAAGCCAAACTCAAAGAGACGACCGAGAggctggaggatgaggaggagatcaATGCTGAGTTGACTGCCAAGAAGAGGAAGCTGGAGGATGAGTGCTCTGAGCTGAAGAAGGACATTGATGACCTGGAGCTCACCCTGGCCAAAGTGGAGAAGGAGAAGCACGCCACTGAAAACAAG GTTAAAAACCTGACAGAGGAGATGGCGTCTATGGATGAGAGTGTTGCCAAGCTGACCAAGGAGAAGAAAGCCCTCCAAGAGGCCCACCAGCAGACACTGGAtgacctgcaggcagaggaggacaAAGTCAACACTCTGACCAAGGCCAAGACCAAGCTGGAACAGCAAGTGGACGAC CTTGAGGGTTCTTTGGAACAAGAGAAGAAGCTCCGTATGGACCTTGAGAGATCCAAGAGAaagctggagggagatctgaaacTGGCCCAGGAGTCCATAATGGACCTGGAGAATGACAAGCAGCAAGCTGATGAGAAAATCAAGAA GAAGGAGTTTGAGACCACCCAGCTCCTCAGCAAGGTTGAGGATGAGCAGTCTCTGGGAGCTCAGCTGCAGAAGAAGATCAAGGAACTCCAG gcCCGTattgaggagctggaggaggaaaTTGAGGCTGAGCGTGCTGCCAGGGCTAAGGTTGAGAAGCAGAGGGCCGATCTCTCCAGGGAACTTGAGGAGATCAGCGAGAGGCTGGAGGAGGCCGGAGGCGCCACTGCTGCTCAGATTGAAATGAACAAGAAGCGTGAGGCTGAGTTCCAGAAGCTGCGTCGTGATCTTGAAGAGTCCACCCTGCAGCATGAGGCCACAGCCGCCGCTCTGCGCAAGAAGCAGGCCGACAGTGTGGCTGAGCTCGGGGAGCAGATCGACAACCTGCAGCGCGTCAAGCAgaagctggagaaggagaagagcgaGTACAAGATGGAGATTGATGACCTCTCTAGCAACATGGAGGCCGTCGCCAAGGCTAAG ggcaaTCTGGAGAAGATATGCCGTACTCTTGAGGACCAGCTGAGCGAGCTCAAGACTAAGAATGATGAGAATGTTCGCCAGGTCAACGACATCAGCGGACAGAGGGCCAGACTCCTGACAGAAAATG GTGAGTTTGGCCGGCAGCTGGAGGAGAAGGAAGCCCTGGTGTCTCAGCTGACCAGAGGCAAACAGGCCTTCACCCAGCAGGTGGAGGAGCTGAAGAGGGCGATTGAGGAGGAGGTCAAG gctaaaaACGCACTGGCCCACGGTGTCCAGTCTGCCCGCCATGACTGTGACCTCCTGAGGGAGCAgtttgaggaggagcaggaggccaaGGCAGAGCTGCAACGCGGCATGTCCAAGGCCAACAGTGAGGTGGCTCAGTGGAGGACTAAGTATGAAACTGATGCTATCCAGCGcacagaggagctggaggaggccaA GAAGAAGCTGGCCCAGCGTCTGCAGGATGCCGAGGAGACCATTGAGGCGACCAACTCCAAGTGCGCCTCCCTGGAGAAGACCAAGCAGAGGctgcagggagaggtggaggacctcATGATTGATGTTGAGAGAGCCAACGCATTGGCCGCCAACCTCGACAAGAAGCAGAGAAACTTTGACAAG GTTCTGGCAGAGTGGAAGCAGAAGTATGAGGAGGGCCAGGCTGAGCTGGAAGGAGCTCAGAAGGAGGCTCGCTCTATGAGCACTGAACTCTTCAAGATGAAGAACTCCTACGAGGAGGCTCTGGATCATCTGGAGACtctgaagagagagaacaagaacctGCAAC aggagATCTCTGACCTGACTGAGCAGATCGGAGAGACTGGCAAGAGCATCCATGAGCTGGAGAAGGCCAAGAAGACCGTGGAGACAGAGAAGTCTGAGATCCAGACCGCTCTGGAGGAGGCTGAG GGTACACTGGAGCACGAGGAATCCAAGATTCTGCGTGTGCAGCTGGAGCTGAACCAGATCAAGGGTGAGGTGGACAGGAAGATCGCTgagaaggatgaggagatggAGCAGATCAAGAGGAACAGCCAGAGGATGGTTGACTCCATGCAGAGCACCCTGGACTCTGAGGTCAGGAGCAGGAATGATGCCCTGAGggtgaagaagaagatggagggagacctGAACGAGATGGAGATCCAGCTGAGCCACTCCAACAGGCAAGCCGCTGAGGCCCAGAAACAGCTGAGGAACGTCCAGGGACAGCTCAAG GATGCCCAATTGCACCTTGATGACGCCGTCCGTGTCGCAGAAGACATGAAGGAGCAGGCAGCCATGGTGGAGCGTAGAAACGGTCTGATGGTGGCTGAAATCGAGGAGCTGAGAGTTGCtctggagcagacagagagaggccgcAAAGTGGCTGAGACTGAGCTGGTAGACGCCAGCGAGCGTGTTGGACTGCTGCACTCCCAG AACACCAGCCTTCTGAACACCAAGAAGAAGCTGGAGACTGACCTGGTGCAGGTGCAGGGAGAGGTGGATGACATCGTCCAGGAGGCCAGGAATGCAGAAGAGAAGGCCAAGAAGGCTATCACTGAT GCGGCAATGATGGCTGAGGAGCTGAAGAAGGAGCAGGACACCAGCTCTCACCTGGAGAGGATGAAGAAGAACCTGGAGATCACAGTCAAGGACCTGCAGCACCGCCTGGATGAGGCTGAGAATCTGGCCATGAAGGGAGGCAAGAAACAACTCCAGAAACTGGAATCCAGG GTGCGTGAGCTCGAGACTGAGGTGGAGGCAGAGCAGAGAAGAGGTGTAGACGCGGTAAAGGGAGTCCGCAAGTATGAGCGCAGAGTCAAGGAGCTCACTTACCAG ACTGAGGAGGATAAGAAGAACGTTGGCAGACTTCAGGACCTGGTAGATAAGCTGCAGATGAAAGTGAAGGCCTACAAGAGGCACGCTGAGGAAGCG GAGGAAGCAGCAAACCAGCACATGTCTAAGTTCAGGAAGGTTCAGCATGAgctggaggaggctgaggagcgTGCTGACATCGCTGAGACTCAGGTCAACAAGCTCAGAGCCAAGACCCGTGACTCTGGAAAG GGAAAAGAAGTTGCTGAATAA